The sequence AAGCACAATGGTGCAAAACTATTTGGGTTTTGCTGAGATGAGTACAAATACTGACTTTTATCTTGCTAACTGTTACAAAAGCATGAGACATTTACTTTTATGTACTGCATGTAATTATATGAGAGCATTTATCTTAGATTACTACACAATAATTCTGAATCATTAATCAAATTTTTATAATCCATGCATCTTATGCTGTACCTGATTGCTCAGCTGTTCTTAATGCAGATTTTTCCATTGTCAATAACTCTTGCATCAGCACTTCATTTGATAGCTTTCTTTCAGAACTCTGTAATTATGTACAGTTGTTACACATTCTTAttacatacatattatgtatgtgcatgcaatGCTAGTCTTATCAGTCATTAATACAGTGAGTTATATATTTTGTGTTGCAACCAATATTTTACTGTATAGTGATGTCATACTGCACATGTATTTGTAGTGTGATGTCATACTGCACATGTATTTGTAGTGTGATGTCATACTGCACATGTATTTGTAGTGTGATGTCATACTGCACATGTATTTGTAGTGTGATGTCATACTGCACATGTATTTGTAGTGTGATGTCATACTGCACATGTATTTGTAGTGTGATGTCATACTGCACATGTATTTGTAGTATGATGTAATAATGTGAACACAGCAACTTACATTTTGCCGAATGTCAAAAACAATGACATCCCCAATTTTAAGGTATAAGAAGGATTCAAGGATAAAACCATCTTTGTACTGCCTTGCTTTTGTGCACAAACTTTTAACTGCCGCAACTGGTACATGCCACAAAACGcaaacagaatttgatggatgcaCTTCACTGAATCCCCTGACCCCTAAATATTCTTCAACAAAATTTTCCAGTTCAGAAACTTCTTCTAAAGTAATCTCAGAATAGTCTTTATCAACAATGGCTACCATTTTACAATAACCAGGAGGAAATGGTTCATTTCTCCCTTCCAAAAGATCGTGGACACTTTTGAGTTTTGATTTATAGTCTATTTTCTTTTTAAACCTTTCTAGCATCTCAAGAGCCCGAGGTGATTTTACTCGTTTTATTATAGTAACTAAAAGCCGATGACTGTTCCATCTCCAGTGTGGACTAACAACTTCAAATATATCATAAACTGTTTTGCTATGTTTAATTTGATCCTTTTCATAGTGGCTTAATATCAGCTTATTACGACCATCAGTCAAGTGGTAGCATACAAGTTTTAATTTCTCCAATTTCTTTTGGACACATTGTTCA comes from Dysidea avara chromosome 4, odDysAvar1.4, whole genome shotgun sequence and encodes:
- the LOC136253798 gene encoding uncharacterized protein, encoding MARNNPGEFQSAPTSPEYHTFIEHFSELVSTLRNTDLYHYFVSKYVITLSDLEEINSASTPKDKIQVLLRKISSPLEAGYKKSFYEMLEIMKCHGNDATRTLSVSISSSLSMVHSDITGTHDNSVSPSNEIQIIDDLSVEFGAVVSDIAEELEQCVQKKLEKLKLVCYHLTDGRNKLILSHYEKDQIKHSKTVYDIFEVVSPHWRWNSHRLLVTIIKRVKSPRALEMLERFKKKIDYKSKLKSVHDLLEGRNEPFPPGYCKMVAIVDKDYSEITLEEVSELENFVEEYLGVRGFSEVHPSNSVCVLWHVPVAAVKSLCTKARQYKDGFILESFLYLKIGDVIVFDIRQNSSERKLSNEVLMQELLTMEKSALRTAEQSGTA